From one Passer domesticus isolate bPasDom1 chromosome 15, bPasDom1.hap1, whole genome shotgun sequence genomic stretch:
- the RMI2 gene encoding recQ-mediated genome instability protein 2 isoform X1: protein MAGAALGPPGPPVKVLAAQLRRAERGAGGCWELRRAAAGRAPLALRAVWMQGTVLEVQRGAEGGSARLQDGSGAFTVLGVEQVPQGRPCLSAGKYVMVMGVVRCCSPEPVLRAIKMTDLSENPIHKSMWDLEVEDLHRVLP from the exons ATGGCCGGGGCAGCGCTGGGCCCGCCGGGCCCGCCGGTGAAGGTGCTGGCGGCGCAGCTGCGGCGGGCGGAGCGCGGCGCGGgcggctgctgggagctgcggcgggcggcggcgggccgggcgcCGCTGGCCCTGCGGGCCGTGTGGATGCAGGGCACCGTGCTGGAGGTGCAGCGCGGCGCCGAAGGCGGCTCGGCCCGGCTGCAGGACGGCAGCGGCGCCTTCACCGTGCTGGGCGTGGAGCAGGTGCCGCAGGGCCGGCCGTGCCTCAGCGCAG GGAAGTATGTAATGGTGATGGGTGTGGTGCGGTGCTGCAGTCCGGAGCCTGTTCTTCGAGCAATAAAGATGACAGATCTCTCTGAAAACCCCATCCATAAGAGTATGTGGGACCTTGAAGTGGAGGATTTGCACAGAGTCCTCCCCTAA